One window of the Cryptomeria japonica chromosome 7, Sugi_1.0, whole genome shotgun sequence genome contains the following:
- the LOC131046465 gene encoding disease resistance protein RPV1 isoform X2, producing the protein MAFTSTTGSKEKAEIMDAFDGIAPSAPTSASNLMKKPSYDVFINHRGPDVKSTLASALYGILTGMALSVFLDAPELEYGDFLPRTIEAAMSSALVHIAIFSERYAESPWCLAELSFMLKSGAPIIPIFFCVDPDDLRCVDQDEGKYVEAFKHHKKKCRYSPEQLEEWKVALFKVSYYSGEVISNKDYEKSLLKTITSCVLREINVNVPLEVAKYPVGLEETVKDFEMNALQSAEGDQGVQIIGIWGMGGSGKTTLAKELYNKRSSLIKRSSFVFNVRDASSKVLLLKKQEKILKDLNFEDVSSDDIKNGMDFLSNCLRSVRILIVLDDVDNVEQLDALLPMKDSVERGSLIIVTTRDYDVLKSWGISSIYKMRALDVFHAEQLFCWHAFAQPFPRNGFEKLVRQFSKVCNGLPLSLMVVGGQLYGELRKECWEDLLHKISKILPNVIQHSLKISYDILDDKEKEMFLDIACFFVGEEISLAIEVWNGLGWSGQQSWTRLLHKCLIELDNNNCIQMPEHLKDMGRHIANKQSPYRIWFPHQIIDVQKQKEERISLQGIMASTQKQWIDNLVFLHLLLVILILCRSSLSKFFGFVYVLFYFLIFLCFSCIQKGEGKPLTILTEITESSDKVDEFSFWCSKGKLMVETSRGIWRLSPSLVGLKFLAIRGDYFNQIIGEVSRELVWLRWFQIGQKSLPPKLSLEKLRVLELHEGEAGDHHLEKLWTETDGEVLVQLRVLVICQCYKLQGFPNSIGSLNHLKKIVIIKAYEVVSLPEEFSLLQSLEHLVLCDCSMLSSLPSSFGNLNNLRHLCIFGCGELRKLPVSFKNLMLLEYLNLGGCSELGFTPEDLNILENMTEIKILSLVGCEKVQELPYHIINQESLKELYLRGTSLRELPVNIGQLSGLKEMVVGSVLLTSLPDSLGDLSSLTNLSICGCPQLTCLPDSVGDLNLLKELEINNVGVNSLPKSVRQLNGLRRLIISGCPISKLDFGAAFLPFALSNLKWISLKETEVCRISIFENCCPSLETLTVENNCHLVEIDALPTTLKSLKLTECKMLKNIPSFVRTTSLRELEVRGCHQIEKIEGLEYCRTLENLRVDTCREVPGIESLEYMEKLKELQLRANKGSAIERCIQTIQKWPDIMAICTRAVPGACSLVDSLLPRGLFVVDSFSNKKIQSRPRLLHRHSSNGNATILCFVLNCVSSQMTLGLDCRDMRDGFSGVLTKVEKGRWAWVGVFTQRYEGSLFISEELSISGYGGNCAEEDEMEKGLVVSGEEQTAMEAVRSLLPLFESCSANNHDQV; encoded by the exons ATGGCGTTCACTTCTACCACCGGGAGTAAAGAAAAGGCCGAGATTATGGACGCTTTTGATGGAATCGCACCATCTGCACCTACTTCTGCCTCAAACCTCATGAAAAAACCTTCCTATGATGTATTCATCAATCATCGTGGACCAGACGTCAAATCCACGTTAGCTAGCGCTCTGTATGGTATCCTTACTGGTATGGCACTTTCAGTTTTCTTGGATGCACCAGAATTGGAATATGGTGATTTTTTGCCCCGAACAATAGAAGCAGCAATGAGCAGCGCTTTGGTTCATATTGCTATTTTTTCCGAGAGGTATGCAGAATCACCCTGGTGTTTGGCGGAGCTATCATTCATGCTTAAATCTGGCGCCCCGATTATTCCTATTTTCTTTTGTGTCGATCCTGACGATCTCAGATGTGTAGATCAAGATGAAGGAAAGTATGTCGAGGCCTTTAAGCATCATAAGAAGAAGTGTAGATACAGTCCGGAACAACTTGAGGAGTGGAAGGTTGCTCTCTTCAAGGTCTCATATTACTCTGGTGAAGTCATAAGCAATAAAGA CTATGAGAAGAGCTTGCTGAAGACAATTACAAGTTGTGTATTGCGAGAAATAAACGTAAACGTGCCATTAGAGGTCGCAAAATATCCGGTAGGTCTGGAAGAAACAGTTAAAGACTTTGAGATGAATGCACTCCAATCTGCTGAGGGTGATCAGGGTGTACAAATTATTGGAATTTGGGGTATGGGTGGTTCTGGAAAGACCACCCTTGCAAAAGAGTTATACAACAAAAGATCCTCTTTGATTAAGAGGTCTAGTTTTGTGTTTAATGTTAGAGATGCCTCAAGCAAAGTCCTGTTGCTTAAGAAGCAGGAAAAAATCCTCAAAGATCTTAATTTTGAAGATGTATCATCTGACGATATCAAGAATGGTATGGATTTTCTTTCAAATTGTTTGAGATCCGTTAGGATATTGATTGTTCTGGATGATGTGGATAATGTAGAGCAACTGGATGCTCTGTTGCCAATGAAAGACAGCGTTGAAAGGGGTAGTCTTATCATTGTTACCACAAGGGATTATGATGTCCTTAAATCTTGGGGCATCAGCTCTATATATAAAATGAGAGCACTTGATGTGTTTCATGCCGAGCAACTTTTTTGTTGGCATGCTTTTGCACAACCTTTTCCTCGAAATGGATTTGAGAAACTTGTTCGACAGTTCTCAAAGGTGTGCAATGGATTACCTTTATCTCTCATGGTAGTTGGAGGGCAACTCTATGGGGAGCTTCGCAAAGAATGTTGGGAGGATTTGTTGCATAAAATATCTAAAATATTGCCTAATGTTATTCAGCATAGTCTCAAAATAAGTTATGACATTcttgatgacaaagaaaaagagATGTTTCTCGATATAGCTTGTTTCTTCGTTGGAGAAGAGATTAGCTTGGCAATTGAAGTATGGAATGGATTGGGGTGGAGTGGTCAACAAAGCTGGACAAGACTCCTGCATAAGTGTTTGATTGAGCTTGACAATAACAATTGCATTCAAATGCCTGAACATTTAAAGGATATGGGAAGGCACATTGCAAATAAACAATCCCCTTATAGGATTTGGTTTCCCCACCAGATTATTGATGTTCAAAAACAAAAAGag GAAAGAATCAGCCTTCAAGGAATAATGGCCTCAACTCAAAAACAGTGGATTGATAATTTGGTgtttcttcacctcctcctagtCATTTTAATTCTTTGTCGAAGTTCTTTGTCGAAGTTCTTTGGCTTTGTGTATGTGCTTTtctattttctgatttttttatgtttttcttgtatTCAGAAGGGAGAAGGAAAACCTTTAACAATACTAACcgaaataactgaatcaagtgatAAGGTTGATGAGTTCAGCTTTTGGTGCTCGAAAGGGAAACTCATGGTTGAAACAAGTAGAGGAATTTGGCGGCTCTCCCCCTCTTTAGTTGGACTAAAGTTTCTGGCGATAAGAGGAGATTATTTCAATCAAATAATCGGTGAAGTATCAAGAGAATTGGTCTGGCTTCGCTGGTTTCAAATTGGGCAGAAAAGTCTTCCACCAAAGCTTTCATTGGAAAAGTTGAGGGTTTTAGAACTCCATGAAGGCGAAGCAGGGGATCATCACTTAGAAAAACTCTGGACCGAGACTGACGGCGAG GTTCTTGTGCAGTTGAGGGTACTGGTTATTTGTCAATGTTACAAATTGCAAGGTTTTCCAAACTCAATAGGAAGTCTCAATCATTTGAAAAAGATAGTAATCATAAAAGCCTACGAAGTGGTGAGTCTGCCAGAAGAATTTTCCCTTCTCCAGTCGCTGGAACACCTGGTGTTATGTGATTGTTCAATGCTATCATCACTACCCAGCAGTTTCGGCAATTTGAATAATCTACGACATCTATGTATCTTCGGTTGCGGAGAGTTGAGGAAGTTGCCAGTTTCTTTCAAGAACCTGATGCTCCTGGAATATCTCAATTTAGGGGGGTGCAGCGAACTCGGATTCACGCCAGAGGACCTGAACATTCTGGAAAACATGACAGAGATCAAAATATTGAGTCTGGTTGGTTGCGAGAAAGTGCAAGAGTTGCCTTATCACATCATAAATCAGGAGTCCTTGAAGGAGCTCTATTTAAGGGGAACCAGTTTAAGGGAGCTACCAGTTAACATCGGTCAACTCAGCGGGCTGAAGGAGATGGTTGTAGGTAGCGTGTTGCTCACAAGCTTGCCGGACTCTCTTGGAGATTTGTCTTCCTTGACCAATCTTTCAATTTGTGGTTGTCCGCAGCTTACATGTCTACCTGATTCTGTGGGTGATCTGAATCTCTTAAAGGAATTAGAGATAAATAATGTAGGAGTGAATTCTCTACCAAAATCAGTTAGGCAACTGAATGGTCTTCGAAGATTGATCATATCAGGTTGTCCAATCAGTAAATTGGATTTTGGGGCGGCATTTTTACCTTTTGCATTAAGCAACCTGAAGTGGATATCTTTAAAAGAAACCGAAGTCTGCAGAATTTCAATTTTTGAGAACTGTTGTCCCAGCTTGGAGACTCTCACAGTTGAGAATAATTGTCATTTAGTGGAAATAGATGCATTGCCAACGACGCTCAAGTCATTGAAATTGACTGAGTGTAAAATGCTTAAGAACATTCCGAGTTTTGTAAGAACAACTTCGCTCAGAGAATTGGAGGTAAGAGGTTGCCACCAAATTGAGAAAATTGAAGGTTTAGAATATTGCAGAACATTAGAAAACTTGAGAGTAGACACCTGCCGGGAGGTGCCTGGTATAGAAAGCTTGGAATACATGGAGAAACTGAAGGAGCTGCAACTCAGAGCAAACAAGGGGTCAGCTATCGAACGTTGCATTCAAACGATACAG AAATGGCCAGATATAATGGCAATATGTACCCGAGCAGTCCCTGGTGCGTGCTCACTTGTAGACTCCTTACTCCCGCGGGGTCTCTTTGTCGTTGACTCCTTCTCAAACAAGAAAATTCAGTCCAGGCCGAGATTGCTGCACAGACATTCCTCCAATGGCAATGCTACTATCCTCTGTTTTGTTTTAAATTGTGTGTCTTCACAAATGACTCTCGGCTTAGACTGTCGTGACATGCGGGATGGGTTTTCCGGCGTTCTAACCAAGGTTGAAAAGGGTCGATGGGCATGGGTAGGTGTCTTCACACAACGTTACGAAGGCTCACTTTTTATTTCAGAGGAGTTGTCAATAAGTGGGTACGGAGGAAACTGCGCGGAAGAGGACGAGATGGAGAAAGGTTTGGTTGTGAGTGGGGAGGAGCAAACAGCAATGGAGGCTGTTCGTAGCTTATTGCCGCTTTTTGAAAGTTGTTCGGCCAACAATCACGACCAGGTGTAA
- the LOC131046465 gene encoding disease resistance protein RPV1 isoform X4, producing MAFTSTTGSKEKAEIMDAFDGIAPSAPTSASNLMKKPSYDVFINHRGPDVKSTLASALYGILTGMALSVFLDAPELEYGDFLPRTIEAAMSSALVHIAIFSERYAESPWCLAELSFMLKSGAPIIPIFFCVDPDDLRCVDQDEGKYVEAFKHHKKKCRYSPEQLEEWKVALFKVSYYSGEVISNKDYEKSLLKTITSCVLREINVNVPLEVAKYPVGLEETVKDFEMNALQSAEGDQGVQIIGIWGMGGSGKTTLAKELYNKRSSLIKRSSFVFNVRDASSKVLLLKKQEKILKDLNFEDVSSDDIKNGMDFLSNCLRSVRILIVLDDVDNVEQLDALLPMKDSVERGSLIIVTTRDYDVLKSWGISSIYKMRALDVFHAEQLFCWHAFAQPFPRNGFEKLVRQFSKVCNGLPLSLMVVGGQLYGELRKECWEDLLHKISKILPNVIQHSLKISYDILDDKEKEMFLDIACFFVGEEISLAIEVWNGLGWSGQQSWTRLLHKCLIELDNNNCIQMPEHLKDMGRHIANKQSPYRIWFPHQIIDVQKQKEERISLQGIMASTQKQWIDNLKGEGKPLTILTEITESSDKVDEFSFWCSKGKLMVETSRGIWRLSPSLVGLKFLAIRGDYFNQIIGEVSRELVWLRWFQIGQKSLPPKLSLEKLRVLELHEGEAGDHHLEKLWTETDGEVLVQLRVLVICQCYKLQGFPNSIGSLNHLKKIVIIKAYEVVSLPEEFSLLQSLEHLVLCDCSMLSSLPSSFGNLNNLRHLCIFGCGELRKLPVSFKNLMLLEYLNLGGCSELGFTPEDLNILENMTEIKILSLVGCEKVQELPYHIINQESLKELYLRGTSLRELPVNIGQLSGLKEMVVGSVLLTSLPDSLGDLSSLTNLSICGCPQLTCLPDSVGDLNLLKELEINNVGVNSLPKSVRQLNGLRRLIISGCPISKLDFGAAFLPFALSNLKWISLKETEVCRISIFENCCPSLETLTVENNCHLVEIDALPTTLKSLKLTECKMLKNIPSFVRTTSLRELEVRGCHQIEKIEGLEYCRTLENLRVDTCREVPGIESLEYMEKLKELQLRANKGSAIERCIQTIQKWPDIMAICTRAVPGACSLVDSLLPRGLFVVDSFSNKKIQSRPRLLHRHSSNGNATILCFVLNCVSSQMTLGLDCRDMRDGFSGVLTKVEKGRWAWVGVFTQRYEGSLFISEELSISGYGGNCAEEDEMEKGLVVSGEEQTAMEAVRSLLPLFESCSANNHDQV from the exons ATGGCGTTCACTTCTACCACCGGGAGTAAAGAAAAGGCCGAGATTATGGACGCTTTTGATGGAATCGCACCATCTGCACCTACTTCTGCCTCAAACCTCATGAAAAAACCTTCCTATGATGTATTCATCAATCATCGTGGACCAGACGTCAAATCCACGTTAGCTAGCGCTCTGTATGGTATCCTTACTGGTATGGCACTTTCAGTTTTCTTGGATGCACCAGAATTGGAATATGGTGATTTTTTGCCCCGAACAATAGAAGCAGCAATGAGCAGCGCTTTGGTTCATATTGCTATTTTTTCCGAGAGGTATGCAGAATCACCCTGGTGTTTGGCGGAGCTATCATTCATGCTTAAATCTGGCGCCCCGATTATTCCTATTTTCTTTTGTGTCGATCCTGACGATCTCAGATGTGTAGATCAAGATGAAGGAAAGTATGTCGAGGCCTTTAAGCATCATAAGAAGAAGTGTAGATACAGTCCGGAACAACTTGAGGAGTGGAAGGTTGCTCTCTTCAAGGTCTCATATTACTCTGGTGAAGTCATAAGCAATAAAGA CTATGAGAAGAGCTTGCTGAAGACAATTACAAGTTGTGTATTGCGAGAAATAAACGTAAACGTGCCATTAGAGGTCGCAAAATATCCGGTAGGTCTGGAAGAAACAGTTAAAGACTTTGAGATGAATGCACTCCAATCTGCTGAGGGTGATCAGGGTGTACAAATTATTGGAATTTGGGGTATGGGTGGTTCTGGAAAGACCACCCTTGCAAAAGAGTTATACAACAAAAGATCCTCTTTGATTAAGAGGTCTAGTTTTGTGTTTAATGTTAGAGATGCCTCAAGCAAAGTCCTGTTGCTTAAGAAGCAGGAAAAAATCCTCAAAGATCTTAATTTTGAAGATGTATCATCTGACGATATCAAGAATGGTATGGATTTTCTTTCAAATTGTTTGAGATCCGTTAGGATATTGATTGTTCTGGATGATGTGGATAATGTAGAGCAACTGGATGCTCTGTTGCCAATGAAAGACAGCGTTGAAAGGGGTAGTCTTATCATTGTTACCACAAGGGATTATGATGTCCTTAAATCTTGGGGCATCAGCTCTATATATAAAATGAGAGCACTTGATGTGTTTCATGCCGAGCAACTTTTTTGTTGGCATGCTTTTGCACAACCTTTTCCTCGAAATGGATTTGAGAAACTTGTTCGACAGTTCTCAAAGGTGTGCAATGGATTACCTTTATCTCTCATGGTAGTTGGAGGGCAACTCTATGGGGAGCTTCGCAAAGAATGTTGGGAGGATTTGTTGCATAAAATATCTAAAATATTGCCTAATGTTATTCAGCATAGTCTCAAAATAAGTTATGACATTcttgatgacaaagaaaaagagATGTTTCTCGATATAGCTTGTTTCTTCGTTGGAGAAGAGATTAGCTTGGCAATTGAAGTATGGAATGGATTGGGGTGGAGTGGTCAACAAAGCTGGACAAGACTCCTGCATAAGTGTTTGATTGAGCTTGACAATAACAATTGCATTCAAATGCCTGAACATTTAAAGGATATGGGAAGGCACATTGCAAATAAACAATCCCCTTATAGGATTTGGTTTCCCCACCAGATTATTGATGTTCAAAAACAAAAAGag GAAAGAATCAGCCTTCAAGGAATAATGGCCTCAACTCAAAAACAGTGGATTGATAATTTG AAGGGAGAAGGAAAACCTTTAACAATACTAACcgaaataactgaatcaagtgatAAGGTTGATGAGTTCAGCTTTTGGTGCTCGAAAGGGAAACTCATGGTTGAAACAAGTAGAGGAATTTGGCGGCTCTCCCCCTCTTTAGTTGGACTAAAGTTTCTGGCGATAAGAGGAGATTATTTCAATCAAATAATCGGTGAAGTATCAAGAGAATTGGTCTGGCTTCGCTGGTTTCAAATTGGGCAGAAAAGTCTTCCACCAAAGCTTTCATTGGAAAAGTTGAGGGTTTTAGAACTCCATGAAGGCGAAGCAGGGGATCATCACTTAGAAAAACTCTGGACCGAGACTGACGGCGAG GTTCTTGTGCAGTTGAGGGTACTGGTTATTTGTCAATGTTACAAATTGCAAGGTTTTCCAAACTCAATAGGAAGTCTCAATCATTTGAAAAAGATAGTAATCATAAAAGCCTACGAAGTGGTGAGTCTGCCAGAAGAATTTTCCCTTCTCCAGTCGCTGGAACACCTGGTGTTATGTGATTGTTCAATGCTATCATCACTACCCAGCAGTTTCGGCAATTTGAATAATCTACGACATCTATGTATCTTCGGTTGCGGAGAGTTGAGGAAGTTGCCAGTTTCTTTCAAGAACCTGATGCTCCTGGAATATCTCAATTTAGGGGGGTGCAGCGAACTCGGATTCACGCCAGAGGACCTGAACATTCTGGAAAACATGACAGAGATCAAAATATTGAGTCTGGTTGGTTGCGAGAAAGTGCAAGAGTTGCCTTATCACATCATAAATCAGGAGTCCTTGAAGGAGCTCTATTTAAGGGGAACCAGTTTAAGGGAGCTACCAGTTAACATCGGTCAACTCAGCGGGCTGAAGGAGATGGTTGTAGGTAGCGTGTTGCTCACAAGCTTGCCGGACTCTCTTGGAGATTTGTCTTCCTTGACCAATCTTTCAATTTGTGGTTGTCCGCAGCTTACATGTCTACCTGATTCTGTGGGTGATCTGAATCTCTTAAAGGAATTAGAGATAAATAATGTAGGAGTGAATTCTCTACCAAAATCAGTTAGGCAACTGAATGGTCTTCGAAGATTGATCATATCAGGTTGTCCAATCAGTAAATTGGATTTTGGGGCGGCATTTTTACCTTTTGCATTAAGCAACCTGAAGTGGATATCTTTAAAAGAAACCGAAGTCTGCAGAATTTCAATTTTTGAGAACTGTTGTCCCAGCTTGGAGACTCTCACAGTTGAGAATAATTGTCATTTAGTGGAAATAGATGCATTGCCAACGACGCTCAAGTCATTGAAATTGACTGAGTGTAAAATGCTTAAGAACATTCCGAGTTTTGTAAGAACAACTTCGCTCAGAGAATTGGAGGTAAGAGGTTGCCACCAAATTGAGAAAATTGAAGGTTTAGAATATTGCAGAACATTAGAAAACTTGAGAGTAGACACCTGCCGGGAGGTGCCTGGTATAGAAAGCTTGGAATACATGGAGAAACTGAAGGAGCTGCAACTCAGAGCAAACAAGGGGTCAGCTATCGAACGTTGCATTCAAACGATACAG AAATGGCCAGATATAATGGCAATATGTACCCGAGCAGTCCCTGGTGCGTGCTCACTTGTAGACTCCTTACTCCCGCGGGGTCTCTTTGTCGTTGACTCCTTCTCAAACAAGAAAATTCAGTCCAGGCCGAGATTGCTGCACAGACATTCCTCCAATGGCAATGCTACTATCCTCTGTTTTGTTTTAAATTGTGTGTCTTCACAAATGACTCTCGGCTTAGACTGTCGTGACATGCGGGATGGGTTTTCCGGCGTTCTAACCAAGGTTGAAAAGGGTCGATGGGCATGGGTAGGTGTCTTCACACAACGTTACGAAGGCTCACTTTTTATTTCAGAGGAGTTGTCAATAAGTGGGTACGGAGGAAACTGCGCGGAAGAGGACGAGATGGAGAAAGGTTTGGTTGTGAGTGGGGAGGAGCAAACAGCAATGGAGGCTGTTCGTAGCTTATTGCCGCTTTTTGAAAGTTGTTCGGCCAACAATCACGACCAGGTGTAA